tggactgaaccgtggtactacaggaacaaaaattaacaggtaagaactaattttcctttccctgtattttcccggatcagtccagactgtgggatgtaccaaagctcccctaAACCAGGTGGGatcgagacagtcccgctcgaagcactggTAGACCAAAAGAACCAAAGAGCCGAACTCGCACAGCCAGGCGGTAGTGTCGATCAAAAGTAGGTAAGGATGTCCAAGTGGCGGCACTGCAAATTTCCTATGGAGAGAACAATTGAAGGTTCGCCCAGGAAGTAGCTCCAAAACGCAGTGAATGAGTCGTTAGAACCTCGGGAACCGCCCGAGCATGACAAAGATAAGGTGAGAAGATCGCTACCTTCAACCAGCGCACTATAGCGGACTCAGAAGCCGGCTTACCCCGATTGGACCCACTCAAGAGGACAAAGGATGGACTGAAACATGAAGGCCATTGGTAATGAGGTAGCGACGTAGAACTCGTAAGGCATTAAGGTAACAAAGAACGTCACTAGTTGCAGGGGAAACGTGGGGAGTTCCGCCGACTGGAGGACATGGAGGTTAGAAGAACCTGCACCAAGAAGGAAGGGCCCGTACAAGAGATACCCCGGAGTCGGAAGGACGCAAAGAGGTTCTCGACCAGACAGCGCTAGGATCTCCGAACTCCGACGAGCAGAGGAGATAGGGACCAGAAACCAGTCTTAAGTGGAAGAGCCTTCAAGGTAGCGCGACGGAGAGGTTCGAACAGAGCCGCAGAGAGGGCGCGAAAAGAACTAGATGAAAACTATGACGGGCAAGCGGCGGAGAAGGCGGACGGGGATGTTTGACGCCCATGAAGCAGAAAATTGCAGCCAGGTGACTGCTCAGTGACGACCTttcacccgacccaggagagagccgagagggGAGACAAACGTACCGAGAACGAGAGGAAAGACcctcagagagcctgtcttgaaGAAGAAAAGACTAATGAGAACGGGGCAGAGTATGctgagaaacccaactccgcacaAACAGCCTCAAACACGTTCCAGATATGCATGTAGTCCAGAGAAGTTGACCGTTTCCGGGCCCGCAGCCAGGCGGAGAAGACCTCCTCCTAATAGCACTTGCGCCGGAGACGTCGTCGTTCAAAGGACAGGCCGCTAAACAAGCGCGATCGGCCTGGACGGAAAATACAGGTCCCTGACTAGGGAGCCAAGGAAGATGGCGAAGCCGCAGAGGTACATCTGTCACTAGATTGAGAAAAGAATCCGTGAACTCGAAGTCCCGGCGGAGGGCACGAACGCGAAGAGACTATGGCAGCCACGAGAAAATGGAATATGCCACTGTGAAAAACGAGAGGTACGAGGAATGCCCCGGGGCAAGACGGCACGAGTATGCTCACAGGGTGCCCCTGCGGAGAAGCGGGACCTTGAAAGCCCGGTTGACTCTTGTGAGGTCTAAGACTGaacaaagaaaataggatagtggCCTGCGGCAAGAACGCTGTCTGGAACCGGGGCCTCCGCGCCCAGACACAGGAGCTTGGCGGAGGTTTGCTCCACCGTGTGTCGCAGGGACCGACCGCACGGGGAAACACAAAAAGATTCTGACAAACTCGAGGAAAGCGAAGACGTACCCGTCTCTGAGAACGTCAAGGACACACTGGTCTGACAGGATCTGAACCCAGTCCGCGGAGAACAGGGAAAAGGCGACCGCCCCAGAAGGGGACCGAAGAATGAGGTAAGGAAACTCCAGAGTGTGTGCAGGCGGAAGGATTGAGCGCGTGGGCTAACCCTCGCGAAAGGGATGGCGCCCACAAGAATGCTGCGACAAAAACTGTGATCAAGAAGGAACAAACCCCCTGAGGAGTCACAGTGCCCACGTGGGGTATACCGCCTCTGGCCCCAAAGCGTAGACGAGAGGGTATAAGGGACCGGGATGGGTTCGGATGGGCCACCAGGAGCTGACGGCCCTTATTTTCCCCTAAGGAATCCCTAGATTCTCAAGGTCCTGGACAAGGAACAGCTTACCTTTGAACGGCAACATATCCCACCGGGCTGTGGACGCTGGAGCGGCCAACCAGTGGCGCAGCTAGAGGAGCCATGTGGCGGACATCGCTGAGGCAATCGCCTTTGGCTGGAGGCGGAGAAGGGTCGAATGCACAGCCTCTGGCCACGGGAGGTCCCGGTTGCAGAGGAAAATTGATGTTGACCCCATCCGAGACCGGCCCGCAGCAGGAAACTGCAGCAAATAGTGGAACACACCCCCGGCGCTAGAACATCAAAGTGCGCTTCACAggagcctcgagcaggcgtaCTGGGGCCGCTTGAAAGCCGGGAAAAACTCTCCTGAAACGTGACCGCATAAGTAGCCCACAGAGAGAttattgggttttttggggggttttttaaacGAAGAATGCACCGGGAGGGGGAGCTTGTTCAGGGCACGGCCCGGCCGGGGAGCCTGCCAATGCCTCAGGCGCAACTGTTTGGGcgtgggaggaaggggaaggcacTTGCTGAAAACCGGAATCCCGCCCGGACCGGAGCACCAGGAGTGGAAGGGAGCTTACGCGACCGGATGGGCTATAGGATCCGGGAGTACTGGatccgccgggggggggggggtcagagaggGGGACACACCGGGACCACCCACACCCCAAGGGACCCCGGGGGCTCAGTAGCCAGTCGAACTGTCAGCAGCACGGAGTGGGGAAatgtcattttattattatttatttttttaaaaaaatgttttttttgtaattgttttgtCGGGGGGCGGCAGAGAAAaggtttgattgacagcctggaggccaggagtgaagcaggggggaatCCTGCTGACTcttgcctgtctggctgccggttcaaggcctgctaggaccagaaaaagaaaaaatactggtctactgctgcaaataagctggaggtaggggactacctgcaacttataataaaagtgaaaattcctcttctaaatctttttttaaattgagcgCAGCAGTCGGGTtctaaaccctctcggcagccggggggggggggggggggcggagacgAGAcccggtccccacacctggaagcgggacggactcaggctatgtagcgcacaaggggcaaagcccccctgagaccGGCAAGAGCCGGGAGACAGAACAGTCtcccacagaagaaaagaaaaaaatcactaaagTGTTCCTTTACTACGACGGAAAATAATAAGTACTTGATCCgtgaggaaagaagaaaggctgactagcctgAAGCAGAGAATGAAGGGTGAGCTACTAACacttgctggagacagacgaatactgaagggttatagcataggctctgtcctcatataggatatccttcaagttttagtctgtctccacctgctggaaaggaggctcaaccacagtctggactgatccgggtacgtacagggaaacaaaCAGATTCAGGACAAAGCTCCTATGCCCATATCATCTGAAAAGAGCATTTTCACCCTCTTCCAGAGTTTAAATTTGCAGAGCTCTGTGAATCTATATGCAGTGAAGAAGTGTCATTCTATACAAGCATGTATTTCAGCAGCAAGAGAAACATACTGCCTTAAAAAACTGCAGCCCTTCtgcttgtattatggaatacaagcAGGGACAACACAATGCTTCTGATTTAGCAAAGGCATTTTACTATAATTTGGATggacaatatataaaaaaaaaaaaaaagcttcacctACACAAGTGCCATAAAAGATACAATGGGCAGAAGTTATAGAAAAATGGATATAGCAAGAATGATCAAAACCCAGCAATGGTGCTAGCTATTTCAAAGACCCAAACAGTAAAGCTAAATGTGTTTATAAACTTTTACTACTACCATTGAGCTTTGGTTCCTGTAAATCTGTAATAGCAGATGATGCTTTTACAGGGAACTGCACATAGTGACACAAGCAGAAGCTTGTGCTTTGAAACTAACAAGTTACTCCAGCTCTGGTAATAGCAAAACTGGGAATCCGCCTGCACTGGAATTTATCGGATTGTGGATTTGAACAGCATGTGtgcattcctcatgaaacatgtTTATTTTGAGGACTAAAACCTCTCTTTCAAACACATACTTTTTGCTTTACTGGGGCCTACAGTTGCTTTGACTCCTTAGTATGTCAAAGTTTTCAAAATCTTTAATCTTCAGTCACATTTGCATTTCTTTAAAATTCAGACAAGCACTGACCAACCAGACTTAGGAGTTTTTAACATCTTTTATTAAAGCCATGCATAATGAAGAGATTTATTCATTTTCCTCGCTTCGCAGTCTGGCATTGGGATTTGTGATCTTTATCGCAAGCTGAGCCGCCCTCTCTACAATGGTCTTACGGTTCTTGGAAGAAACATTGTGGGCAATTTCTGCACAAAAGGACCTGaaaggggggggagaaaaaacaaaaaaagtgtctGTATTCCACATCATGTTATCTGCTATAAGGCTCCAAAGTCTACTACAGCAGAATTCTGTAACCACTTGCCACTATCTACCCAGCCAGTCTGCTGTAGCAGCAGGAAGGGCCAGGATTCTCCCCCTAACACCATCCCCTCCCACACAGCTGAATGGTATAGCAGCGCACAGTATACAGTAGCCTGCTATGAGCAGTCTGCACATGTGCAGCAGACCAAACAGGACACATAACTGGCTATTATATACCGGTAGGTGTCTTGCATGGTGCAGAGATATGACTCTGTCAAGCTGCAGAGATGTTTCAAGGTCAACCAGCATAAAGCCAGCAGTAAGGCTTTGGTACACTTGGGTATAAGCTGCCTAACATGGGAGGGAGGACGAACTTTGCTACAAACCCCTGCCAAAAGCAAAAGTGGATaaggaacaacctcctgcaggcAGTAAAGTTTGTATAAACGGAAGCTCTAGTGCAAACAGCAGTGATAAGGTGCAAGGAAGGGCAATGACCAGATCTAACAGAGTCAAGCAGGGATACCTGGGTGACAAATAGGCTACACCACACAGGGTAACTATTCCAGGGGCTGCTTTCTTATGGCCAGATGTCTGGCTGACCTACAGTCTGAAGTGAGGATTGAACTGAGGCCAGTAAGGGGGTCATGCCAGAGCAGCACACAacctacctccccctcccccccacattgAGCACATCACCTTCATAATATTCTTACCCCACTGGCGATGAGGCATCCATGCCTCAGCAGCACAGCTGAGTCTGAGAGAATCATATGCAAGGCACTTTCACTCTTGCCTTGTGACTCTAGGGACCCAGTTTACCAAAAGTGAAAATGGAGAAAGTTTATCTTCACATCAGGCCCAACTTACCTATTGCTCATCATGAGCACCTCGAGCTCTCGGACATTGTGCACCAGAAACTTGCGGAATCCAGAGGGCAGCATGTGTTTGGTTCTTTTGTTGCTCCCATAGCCAATGTTTGGCATCAGGATCTGGCCCTTAAACCTCCTGCGAACTCTATTATCAATGCCTCTGGGTTTACGCCAGTTACGCTAGAAGGAAAGGATTGCATCACATTAGAAATGGAAAACAAGATACAAATAAAATAGTGAAGCTTTAGTATTTGATAGTCTGCCCTTTCCTAAACCAATGagttatgttcccctgccagcagatggagacggagtcaggttgcaaagctgtcgtcaccctacatatacccctgcaatgacctcagCGTGCCAgtattctgactccagcagatggtggacgaacctctccctatggggattgctgtactttttggatgGAGAAATTTGACATTCTAAATTGAAGAaaatcgagccccgctctcctgcagtgatacctaaaggtccctcccccagttaagaattcctgaggcgatttccaagacccctcagaggtgagccttggtctggtagcagatttccggcatggactttgctgcttaggcAGCTAAAAGACAGTGGAGGCAAGAAGCAGAGCTCGGTGGTGACGgctaaagcccccccccctccgcaatCGGAGACAGTATCTGTACTCAGCAGATaagctgagcccaggtaagtataaaaaaaaaggaagatttacCTCCCAGTGCAGAAATGATTAGAGCGAGTTTTGGTAGGTCTTCCCTTGGTCTCCATGCTTGGCGTGCCATACCAAGGTCGTTCCCACTTCCATTGGGGGCAAGGGGAACTGGGCTTTcgagtgggttgagcagcccccacTATAGACTTGATTGGCACACTGTGTGGGTAGGCCAAGGCAGCGCCATCTTGCCCTCCATAGGATGTCAGTACGCCCAGTGCATCGGCTCTGCGCATGGGCTCTGCATGTAACATCAGGCACGTACCTACGCGCACATCTTTTAAAGCGTGCGATACAGAAAGAGCTGTGTGCACGCTTCACTATACCCCACCCGGACACTCGAAATTTGTACACAAATTTTTAAGCGCGAGCCAAGAGAGCGCACAATTACCTCTGCCACCaaccaagaaacctaagcaccttgctCTCTGCaaagcctgccatattagagCCTCGCAGTtggcactgtgaggaagcccaaggagaactggcctcctcggactttgctaagccaggCTCCTCCCGTTCAGATAACGGGTTGGTCACTGGTGTTGAATTGAGTTCCTAGGTACTTCAAGGTTTGGGACGGCATTAGATAGCtctttgctaggttcaccacccagcccagagctCTCAACCTCTCTAGGAACCACTGTTCTGCCAGCTGACAGTGGTCCGCCGACTTTGCCCAAAGCAACTAGTAGTCAAGATATGGGTATAATCAGCATTCTTTCCTTCCGAAGGGCTACtgccaccatcactttggtgaatgcACGTGAAGCAGTCGCCAAACCgaaagaaaaggcacaaaaatgAAAATGGTCTCCCAAAATCATAGATTGCAGGAACTTCTAGTGCTCCTGCCTGATTTGGCTATGTAGGTACACCTCTGTGAGGTCTAGTGATATCAGGAACTCTTCCTTGCGAACTGCCGCTATGATCAAATGTGTATCCATACGAAACCATGATTCCTTGAGGGCTACattgaccttctttaaatccaatatcaGACTGAACATTTCTTCCTTTTTCGGCACTCCCCATTCTTCTCGTGGAATCTGCACCATCGAACTTAGCTGTCGCAAGTGGTACACCATGTCATGAACCATTGCCTGTTGTGTGAGAAGCGCAAGGGGAgtcaatggaaaaattacttacctgataaatttcattttcctaaatgtagacagatggactcaggaccaatgggcattgtgctctcctgatagcagatgggagacagagtcagatttcaaagaagctgacatcagcctacatatacccgtgcaacATGCTTAGCTCTttagtattctctttgaaaagccagtttggatatatgttgcttaatacttgattaaccttgaactgtttcaactgattaaaaaaattttggaactggagaccaccagtgcactgaAACAATAAATGCCAACACCTGGGCAACtgcgggtgtcttgaactagaggTAGGCTGTGGCTTACCTGTACTTGCTCAGTCTCAAGATTTGATATCcaggttctctatttctggagcagcagtgggcgggatgccgagtccatctgtctacactaaggaaaacgaaacgtaatttctccatttcctagcgtgtagccagatggactcaggaccaatgggatgtacaaaagctactcccctacagggtgggaggctacccgtggcccacttagtgctgcccttgcaaaagctgtatcctccctggcctgaacatccaggcggtagaacctggaggtggtgtgtagggaggaccatgttgccgcccgacagatctcggctggcgaAAGCAGCTttgtttcagcccaggagactgcctgggcccttgaaGAATGCACCTTGAGctgtagaggtaatggttttccttcctctatgtaggctgcatgaattacttctttgatccagcgggctatgaatcaggagaccagggtttgagtcccgctgtcactccttgtgaccttgggcaagtcactttaccctccattacctcaggtacaaacttagattgtaagccctccagggatagggaaatacctacactacctgaatgtaatccactttgaagcgctggaaaaaaaaatgcaaaaagggaTACACCCCTTCCTGGTCCGACTCCGCCTGAGGACGTTTAATGCCTAGCTGTTTAAGCACATGTGGAATCAAGGGGCACAATTCTTCCTTGTGAAACACCAGACAActttagggtcatccccttcagtCACCGGCGC
This genomic interval from Rhinatrema bivittatum chromosome 4, aRhiBiv1.1, whole genome shotgun sequence contains the following:
- the RPL32 gene encoding 60S ribosomal protein L32 is translated as MAALRPLLKPKIVKKRTKKFIRHQSDRYVKIKRNWRKPRGIDNRVRRRFKGQILMPNIGYGSNKRTKHMLPSGFRKFLVHNVRELEVLMMSNRSFCAEIAHNVSSKNRKTIVERAAQLAIKITNPNARLRSEENE